From Hydra vulgaris chromosome 07, alternate assembly HydraT2T_AEP, a single genomic window includes:
- the LOC100209809 gene encoding aquaporin-9 isoform X2: MKFREKTVMFVMDNFREFLAELGGTFILLMFGIGSIAQTVLGKGKFGGILSINFGWGIGIMMGLYWSAGISGGHLNPAVTLAMSITKRLPWRKLPVYWLAQSIGAFIASAIVYGIYFDLLNAFDGGVRNVDTAFIWTTRPAKGVSTVTTFFDQLVSSTLLVGLIFALTDKRNAGPSPQVLPLCIGLIVFGIGLSFGINCGYGINPARNLVPRVFTAIAGWNVEALSYQNYYFWAPILAQLLGGVLGAYAYILSIEIHHTTSLDGHTALQERRDTLPVDNRF; this comes from the exons ATGAAGTTTCGTGAAAAAACAGTTATGTTTGTGATGGATAATTTTCGCGAGTTTCTCGCTGAGTTAGGTGGGACGTTCATccttttg aTGTTCGGCATTGGTAGTATTGCTCAAACTGTCCTAGGAAAAGGAAAATTTGGTGGCATACTCTCTATCAATTTTGGTTGGGGAATCGGTATTATGATGGGATTATATTGGTCAGCAggtatatcag gtGGTCACTTAAACCCAGCAGTTACTTTAGCAATGTCTATAACCAAAAGATTACCGTGGAGAAAATTGCCTGTTTATTGGCTAGCACAAAGCATTGGAGCATTTATAGCGTCAGCAATTGTGTATGGTATTTATTTTG ATTTGCTCAATGCTTTCGATGGTGGTGTAAGAAATGTTGATACAGCTTTTATATGGACAACTCGACCGGCTAAAGGCGTTTCAACTGTCACCACCTTTTTTGATCAG cTTGTAAGTAGTACGCTTCTTGTTGGCTTAATATTTGCATTGACAGACAAGCGAAATGCTGGACCGAGTCCCCAGGTTTTACCCTTATGTATTGGATTAATTGTTTTCGGTATTGGTCTTTCTTTTGGAATCAATTGCGGTTATGGTATAAATCCGGCACGAAATTTGGTACCTAGAGTATTTACTGCCATTGCTGGCTGGAACGTAGAAGCGTTGAG ttatcaaaactattatttctGGGCCCCAATCCTTGCACAATTACTTGGTGGTGTTTTGGGTGCTTATGCgtatattttatcaattgaaaTACATCACACAACAAGCTTGGACGGCCATACCGCTTTACAAGAGCGAAGAGACACCTTACCAGTTGATAATCGATTTTAG